The genomic interval CTAATAAACACATTAATAAAATCCCTGCTAATAACGAATAAATGATTAATTCTTGACGCTTATTACTTTCTTGAGTTAATTGTTGATCCTTGTAAGCTAAATCTATTTTATTATCTGCTAACTCTTTATCTTTTTCTAAACTTGATATTCTATTTTGACTCTCTGCAATTCTCCTACCAAAACGTTTGATTTGTTGTATCTCTTGTTCTTTCCTTGAATATAGAGTATCAACCAACTTAACATAACTTTGATAAGCTTCTAATGCTCCTTTATTGTTTCCTACTGATTCTAAAACTTCAGAAAGTTTACGAGTTGCATCTTTTTGAATAATAATATCTTCATTTTTATCAGCCTCTTCTATACTCTTTTTTAAATAGGGTATTGCCTCGTTATATTCCTCTTTTAAAATATAGGCATTTCCTATCTTATAATTTATTTTTTGTGAAGTAATAGAGTCTACTTGTGACTCTTTATCTTCTTCATTAACTATTA from Alphaproteobacteria bacterium carries:
- a CDS encoding sensor histidine kinase produces the protein MKLAQESQIKSKITDLNARLAEVYVELGEEKKADSLFKNSLDYAYDNAGRTFNSLKVQQKVADYYNQAQRYDDEIDLRKESLKNAKNIIVNEEDKESQVDSITSQKINYKIGNAYILKEEYNEAIPYLKKSIEEADKNEDIIIQKDATRKLSEVLESVGNNKGALEAYQSYVKLVDTLYSRKEQEIQQIKRFGRRIAESQNRISSLEKDKELADNKIDLAYKDQQLTQESNKRQELIIYSLLAGILLMCLL